A single region of the Anomaloglossus baeobatrachus isolate aAnoBae1 chromosome 2, aAnoBae1.hap1, whole genome shotgun sequence genome encodes:
- the KCNJ15 gene encoding ATP-sensitive inward rectifier potassium channel 15 isoform X2 has protein sequence MDIPHSEMSSYTLVAGDIQTEVRPDRPRVISKSGHSNVKIDKVDGVLFLYLQDLWTTVIDMKWRYKLTLFAATFFLTWCFFGVIYFVIAIVHGDVRADPTSNHTPCVMNVDSFTGAFLFSLESQTTIGYGFRFVTEECPVAIILLVAQLVLTTLIEIFITGTFLAKIARPKKRAETIKFSNKAVITKHDGKMCLVVQVANMRKSLLIQCQLYGKLLHSYETKEGEKILLKQANMSFHVDSSSESPFLILPLTFYHVLDEKSPLRDLTPENIKTKEFELVVLLNATVESTSMICQSRTSYLPDEIYWGYEFVPVVSLSTQGKYIADFSNFDKIRKHVDEPKIYSSNFEKQRLEEELRQQEVRDREHTVTSIQSDV, from the coding sequence ATGGACATTCCACACTCAGAGATGTCCAGCTACACACTGGTGGCTGGAGATATCCAAACTGAAGTCAGGCCGGACAGGCCGAGGGTGATATCAAAAAGTGGCCACAGCAATGTGAAAATTGACAAAGTGGATGGAGTCCTTTTTCTTTACCTCCAAGACTTATGGACAACTGTGATTGACATGAAATGGCGGTATAAACTCACTTTGTTTGCTGCTACCTTTTTTTTGACGTGGTGTTTTTTTGGAGTAATTTATTTCGTCATCGCCATCGTACATGGAGATGTCCGTGCAGACCCAACTTCTAACCACACTCCTTGTGTAATGAACGTAGACTCCTTCACCGGTGCCTTCTTGTTTTCTCTAGAGTCGCAGACCACCATTGGCTATGGGTTTCGGTTTGTAACTGAGGAATGCCCAGTGGCTATAATCTTGCTTGTGGCACAGTTGGTATTAACCACATTGATTGAAATATTCATCACTGGTACTTTTCTTGCCAAAATTGCCAGACCCAAAAAGCGTGCCGAAACTATAAAATTCAGCAATAAAGCCGTTATTACGAAACATGATGGCAAAATGTGCTTGGTGGTACAGGTGGCTAACATGAGGAAGAGTCTTTTAATACAGTGTCAACTCTATGGAAAGCTTCTTCATTCATATGAAACCAAAGAAGGGGAGAAGATCCTACTCAAGCAAGCCAACATGAGTTTCCATGTGGACTCTTCTTCTGAAAGTCCTTTCTTAATCTTACCGTTAACATTCTACCACGTTCTTGATGAAAAAAGCCCGCTAAGGGATCTCACTCCCGAAAACATAAAGACAAAAGAATTTGAACTTGTCGTTCTTCTCAACGCCACCGTGGAGTCTACCAGCATGATCTGCCAAAGTCGGACATCTTATCTTCCAGATGAGATCTACTGGGGTTACGAATTTGTTCCTGTTGTTTCTTTGTCCACTCAAGGGAAATATATTGCTGATTTCAGTAACTTTGATAAAATCAGAAAGCACGTGGATGAACCAAAAATATACTCTTCAAATTTCGAGAAACAGAGGTTGGAAGAGGAATTAAGGCAGCAAGAAGTGAGGGACAGAGAACATACCGTGACGTCGATACAAAGCGATGTTTGA
- the KCNJ15 gene encoding ATP-sensitive inward rectifier potassium channel 15 isoform X1 — MSISPHVMVSDLLKNSSPSGQETEEGGRLKKKNRRVSWRTSGRRRGTERAKEMTNPELTMDIPHSEMSSYTLVAGDIQTEVRPDRPRVISKSGHSNVKIDKVDGVLFLYLQDLWTTVIDMKWRYKLTLFAATFFLTWCFFGVIYFVIAIVHGDVRADPTSNHTPCVMNVDSFTGAFLFSLESQTTIGYGFRFVTEECPVAIILLVAQLVLTTLIEIFITGTFLAKIARPKKRAETIKFSNKAVITKHDGKMCLVVQVANMRKSLLIQCQLYGKLLHSYETKEGEKILLKQANMSFHVDSSSESPFLILPLTFYHVLDEKSPLRDLTPENIKTKEFELVVLLNATVESTSMICQSRTSYLPDEIYWGYEFVPVVSLSTQGKYIADFSNFDKIRKHVDEPKIYSSNFEKQRLEEELRQQEVRDREHTVTSIQSDV; from the exons ATGAGCATCTCGCCCCATGTGATGGTGTCGGACCTATTGAAGAACAGCAGCCCCAGTGGGCAGGAAACAGAAGAAGGTGGAAGACTGAAAAAGAAAAACAGGAGAGTCAGTTGGAGGACTAGTGGCAGGAGAAGAGGAACAGAGAGAGCCAAGGAGAT gaCTAATCCAGAGCTGACCATGGACATTCCACACTCAGAGATGTCCAGCTACACACTGGTGGCTGGAGATATCCAAACTGAAGTCAGGCCGGACAGGCCGAGGGTGATATCAAAAAGTGGCCACAGCAATGTGAAAATTGACAAAGTGGATGGAGTCCTTTTTCTTTACCTCCAAGACTTATGGACAACTGTGATTGACATGAAATGGCGGTATAAACTCACTTTGTTTGCTGCTACCTTTTTTTTGACGTGGTGTTTTTTTGGAGTAATTTATTTCGTCATCGCCATCGTACATGGAGATGTCCGTGCAGACCCAACTTCTAACCACACTCCTTGTGTAATGAACGTAGACTCCTTCACCGGTGCCTTCTTGTTTTCTCTAGAGTCGCAGACCACCATTGGCTATGGGTTTCGGTTTGTAACTGAGGAATGCCCAGTGGCTATAATCTTGCTTGTGGCACAGTTGGTATTAACCACATTGATTGAAATATTCATCACTGGTACTTTTCTTGCCAAAATTGCCAGACCCAAAAAGCGTGCCGAAACTATAAAATTCAGCAATAAAGCCGTTATTACGAAACATGATGGCAAAATGTGCTTGGTGGTACAGGTGGCTAACATGAGGAAGAGTCTTTTAATACAGTGTCAACTCTATGGAAAGCTTCTTCATTCATATGAAACCAAAGAAGGGGAGAAGATCCTACTCAAGCAAGCCAACATGAGTTTCCATGTGGACTCTTCTTCTGAAAGTCCTTTCTTAATCTTACCGTTAACATTCTACCACGTTCTTGATGAAAAAAGCCCGCTAAGGGATCTCACTCCCGAAAACATAAAGACAAAAGAATTTGAACTTGTCGTTCTTCTCAACGCCACCGTGGAGTCTACCAGCATGATCTGCCAAAGTCGGACATCTTATCTTCCAGATGAGATCTACTGGGGTTACGAATTTGTTCCTGTTGTTTCTTTGTCCACTCAAGGGAAATATATTGCTGATTTCAGTAACTTTGATAAAATCAGAAAGCACGTGGATGAACCAAAAATATACTCTTCAAATTTCGAGAAACAGAGGTTGGAAGAGGAATTAAGGCAGCAAGAAGTGAGGGACAGAGAACATACCGTGACGTCGATACAAAGCGATGTTTGA